The DNA region GAAACAACCCCCACCGTCTCCACCACAGCACCGCCATCAGACGACCACTCCTCTGCGGAGGGTATAAAGAAGCAGGCAAGCGGCGGCTTTTCTTCGCCATTAGACGACCACTACTCTGCGGAGGGTACAAAGAAGCAGACAAGCAGCAGCTTTTCTTTTAGCATTTGGCCACCGGCTCAACGCACTCGCGACGCAATTATAACCCGTCTAATCGAGACCTTATCCACCACGTCCGTTCTCTCCAAGCGCTACGGTACTATACCTCAAGAAGAGGCCTCCGAAGCCTCCCGCCGCATTGAGGAGGAGGCATTCTCTGTCGCCACCACCGTGGCTTCCTCCGAGAAGGACGGGCTTGAGGTTCTCCAGCTTTACTCTAAGGAGATCAGTAAACGGATGTTAGAGACCGTCAAGGCTCGGGCTGGATCGGGTGCCAATGGTGATAATAGTGCGACGGAGACAGCGAGCGCTGATGTGACGCCGAAGGCGGTGGAGAATGAAGAGGTTTCGAGTTCTGC from Populus alba chromosome 14, ASM523922v2, whole genome shotgun sequence includes:
- the LOC118036426 gene encoding MFP1 attachment factor 1, with protein sequence MSDSETTPTVSTTAPPSDDHSSAEGIKKQASGGFSSPLDDHYSAEGTKKQTSSSFSFSIWPPAQRTRDAIITRLIETLSTTSVLSKRYGTIPQEEASEASRRIEEEAFSVATTVASSEKDGLEVLQLYSKEISKRMLETVKARAGSGANGDNSATETASADVTPKAVENEEVSSSAEAEA